The following proteins come from a genomic window of Miscanthus floridulus cultivar M001 chromosome 2, ASM1932011v1, whole genome shotgun sequence:
- the LOC136537524 gene encoding cardiolipin synthase (CMP-forming) / mitochondrial hydrolase fusion protein-like: protein MRRALGYSWLWLHLLGLKIMDHIICSFSGTLKIPFLFLTNGGGVPEHRRALELSQLLGVNISPTQVVHGHSPYRELVKRFEDGLIVVVGKGEPAVVMSEYGFRKVLSIDAKVHPSYDVYSERVKGVFVVSDPVDWGRDLQVLCDILSTGGLPGTEKGNQPPLYFAADDLEYQAAFPSERLGMGAFRIALESIFNQINDHPLKYTSYGKPNPFVFKNAANILEKLVMSMYPNSQTSMEVKDCQFSTIYMVGDNPKVDINGAMKAGHPWSSVLTRTGVFRGKDNDPQFPADALRLPFRFVDTVEDAINYILEKECVQ from the exons ATGCGGCGGGCACTGGGCTACTCCTGGCTCTGGCTG CATCTACTAGGGTTAAAGATTATGGATCACATTATTTGTTCCTTTTCAGGTACCCTGAAGATTCCGTTTCTGTTTTTAACTAACG GAGGGGGTGTTCCAGAGCATAGAAGGGCCCTTGAGCTAAGCCAACTTTTAGGAGTCAACATTTCTCCAACTCAG GTTGTGCATGGCCATTCTCCTTACAGAGAGCTGGTGAAGCG TTTCGAAGATGGCCTTATTGTTGTTGTTGGAAAAGGAGAGCCTGCAGTAGTGATGTCCGAGTACGGATTTAG AAAAGTTCTGTCCATAGATGCGAAAGTGCACCCATCATATGATGTTTATTCAGAGCGAGTTAAAGGAGTGTTTGTTGTCAGTGATCCTGTTGACTGGGGAAGAGATTTACAG GTACTCTGTGACATCTTGTCTACTGGTGGACTTCCTGGGACTGAAAAAGGGAATCAACCTCCTTTGTATTTTGCAGCTGATGATCTTGAATACCAG GCTGCATTTCCTTCTGAGCGGCTTGGCATGGGTGCCTTCAGGATAGCTTTGGAAAGCATCTTCAATCA AATAAATGATCATCCACTGAAGTATACATCTTATGGGAAACCTAATCCATTTGTGTTCAAGAATGCAGCAAACATACTTGAAAAACTTGTTATGAGTATGTATCCTAATTCACAGACATCAATGGAAGTAAAAGATTGTCAGTTTTCAACTATCTACATGGTTGGCGATAACCCTAAAGTGGATATCAATGGAGCTATGAAG GCTGGCCACCCATGGTCATCTGTTCTTACAAGGACGGGTGTTTTTAGGGGAAAGGATAACGACCCACAGTTTCCTGCAGATGCG TTGCGTTTGCCTTTCAGGTTTGTTGATACCGTTGAAGATGCCATCAACTATATTCTGGAGAAGGAATGTGTACAGTGA
- the LOC136540854 gene encoding large ribosomal subunit protein uL10c-like, whose product METSFLPTTLPTAKPLPAFRTHIGAASIRPQQRPRRSTIRAAITRGRKEETVATVREQLEGCYLLAGIKYEGLTVKQLQGIRDALPETCSLLVAKNTLVGKAIEGTPWEALKPCMKGMNAWLFVHTEEVPTALKPYRAFQKEERVEENNDFVGAVFEGKFYGPGDFKTLETMPSRAEVYATLLGALQGPATSLVATLQAPARDVVAVLSAYVRKLEEEAVAA is encoded by the coding sequence aTGGAGACCTCCTTCCTCCCCACCACGCTCCCCACCGCAAAGCCCCTTCCCGCGTTTCGAACCCACATCGGAGCCGCCTCGATCCGTCCCCAACAGCGCCCTCGCCGCTCCACAATACGCGCGGCAATCACCCGGGGCCGCAAGGAGGAGACGGTGGCCACCGTCCGGGAGCAGCTGGAGGGGTGCTACCTCCTGGCGGGTATCAAGTACGAGGGTCTGACGGTGAAGCAGCTGCAGGGAATCCGCGACGCGCTCCCCGAGACCTGCAGCCTGCTGGTGGCGAAGAACACGCTGGTGGGGAAAGCCATCGAGGGCACCCCCTGGGAGGCGCTCAAGCCGTGCATGAAGGGTATGAATGCCTGGCTCTTCGTCCACACCGAGGAGGTACCCACCGCGCTCAAGCCCTACCGCGCCTTCCAGAAGGAGGAGCGCGTCGAGGAGAACAACGACTTTGTCGGGGCCGTCTTTGAGGGCAAGTTTTACGGGCCCGGCGACTTCAAGACGCTCGAGACTATGCCCAGCCGCGCCGAGGTTTACGCCACGCTGCTCGGCGCGCTGCAAGGACCCGCTACGTCCCTCGTCGCCACGTTGCAGGCGCCGGCCAGAGATGTCGTTGCTGTGCTCTCCGCCTacgtgcgcaagctcgaggaggaGGCTGTCGCAGCCTAG